From Macadamia integrifolia cultivar HAES 741 unplaced genomic scaffold, SCU_Mint_v3 scaffold_185A, whole genome shotgun sequence, the proteins below share one genomic window:
- the LOC122071061 gene encoding uncharacterized protein LOC122071061, with translation MDCEEVNGKVKIWPLWRSWDGLRKIWSFIGEADRWIVRDGQSIKFWYDRWLRGSRVVDLIVNDIQVPRRLSAMVSDFFEDGLWCLPLFASPQMAVIRDNVYVQQLPSIVFLDKRVWSLMESRRCTVWSGWEGLKVKNDIQPWYRLVWMKGLLPRFSIFGWRFAHDSLPTNDKVARQQFFDSQWYGFPSIEELFSWWERKARVISLRKIWLALVILIPFHIWSERNSRRFENLHRHHSLVVKAVLRDLVDFSTLVDVNVKTVTELLISRRLQVKIAPIVPRRIIEVIWQCPLLDCFKLNIDGCSLGNPGCAGAGGIIRD, from the exons ATGGATTGTGAAGAGGTTAATGGAAAAGTGAAAATCTGGCCCTTGTGGCGAAGTTGGGATG GGCTGAGGAAGATTTGGAGTTTTATTGGTGAAGCAGATAGATGGATTGTGAGAGATGGGCAGTCTATAAAATTCTGGTATGATCGTTGGTTGAGGGGTTCAAGGGTGGTAGATCTAATTGTTAATGATATTCAAGTCCCTAGAAGACTTTCAGCCATGGTTTCAGATTTTTTCGAGGATGGGCTGTGGTGTTTACCCTTATTTGCTTCTCCACAAATGGCAGTGATTAGGGATAATGTCTATGTTCAACAGCTTCCTTCAATTGTTTTTCTAGATAAGCGAGTGTGGTCCCTCATGGAGTCGAGACGATGCACAGTATGGTCTGGTTGGGAAGGTCTTAAGGTGAAGAATGATATCCAACCTTGGTATCGTTTAGTATGGATGAAAGGCCTTCTCCCCAGGTTCTCCATATTTGGTTGGAGGTTTGCTCATGACAGCTTGCCTACTAATGATAAGGTAGCAAGACAACAG TTCTTTGATTCTCAGTGGTATGGTTTCCCCTCTATAGAAGAACTATTTTCTTGGTGGGAAAGGAAGGCAAGGGTGATCTCTCTTCGCAAGATTTGGCTTGCCCTTGTGATTCTTATTCCCTTTCACATTTGGTCGGAAAGAAATAGTAGAAGGTTTGAAAATTTACACAGGCATCATTCGTTGGTGGTCAAGGCAGTGCTGAGAGATTTGGTGGACTTCTCTACTCTGGTTGATGTCAATGTGAAGACGGTGACAGAGTTGTTGATCTCAAGACGGCTTCAAGTGAAAATAGCCCCTATTGTTCCAAGAAGGATTATTGAAGTAATTTGGCAATGCCCCCTTTTGGATTGCTTCAAGCTCAATATCGATGGATGTTCTTTAGGTAACCCGGGTTGTGCAGGAGCTGGAGGAATTATTCGTGATTGA